The Microbacterium sp. zg-Y1090 sequence CCGAAGAAGAAGACCACGCGCAAGAAGGCGGAGGCCGCACCCAAGCCCCGCACCGCGTCGCTGTTCAAGAGCATGTCGGTGGAGACCATCGATCTCGACACCGCGCTGAAGCTGCTGTCGCTGCCGCGCGTCGTGGGTGTCGACCCCGAGAGCGGCGTCGAGATCACCGCCCAGAACGGCCGGTACGGTCCCTACCTGAAAAAGGGCACGGACTCTCGCACGCTGCAGAGCGAGGACCAGCTGTTCGACATCACCCTCGACGAGGCGCTCGCCGTCTATGCGCAGCCGAAGTACGGTGCGCGCAGCGCATCCAGCGCGCTCAAGGAGTTCGAGGCCGACCCCGTCAGCGGCAAGCCGATCAAGCTGAAGGACGGCCGCTTCGGGCCCTACGTGACCGACGGCGAGACAAACGCGACGATCCCGCGCGGCGAGAACGTCGAAGAGGTCACGTTCGAGCGCGCCGTGCAGCTGCTGGCCGACAAGCGTGCCAAGGGGCCTGCGCCCAAGAAGCGCGCCGCGGCCCGCAAGACGACCACGACCCGCAAGCCCGCGGCCAAGAAGAAGTGACCACGCCCGAGTCCCGCACCGGCCTCTGGGTCACCTTCGAAGGCGGCGACGGAGCGGGCAAGACGACGCAGGCCGCGCTGCTCGAGCAGTGGCTGCAGCAGCAGGGGCGCACCGTGCTGCGCACCCGCGAGCCCGGCGGGAGCGACGTCGGGGTGCTGATCCGCGACATCGTGCTGCATCACCGTGGCGACATCGCTCCGCGTGCCGAGGCGCTGCTGTACGCCGCCGACCGCGCGCACCACGTGGCGACGATCGTGCGCCCCGCCCTCGCCCGCGGCGAGGTCGTGATCCAGGACCGCTACCTCGACTCGTCGGTCGCCTACCAGGGTGCCGGCCGGGTGCTCGACGCCGACGAGGTGCGGCAGCTGTCGCTGTGGGCAACCGAAGGTGCCCTTCCCGATGTCACCGTGCTGCTCGACCTCGACCCGGCGGACGCCCGCCGGCGGCTGGATGCCGACGACAAGCCGTTCGACCGGCTCGAGGCCGAGCGGTCCGACTTCCACCAGCGCGTGCGCGATGCGTTCCTCGCGCTGGCGTCGGCGGAGCCCGGCCGGTTCCTCGTCGTCGACGCGGGTCTGCCGGTCGACGAGATCGCCGCCCGGGTGCAGCGGCGCGTCGCTGCTGCGCTCTCGGCCGACGCCGCCGGCTAGCGGCACGCGCCCGGTGCCCGCGCCGGGCGGGCGCCCCTCCGCCGCTGTCAGTGTCAGCGCCCCCGGATAGGCTGGAGTCCATGGATACCGCCCCGATCGTGCATGAGCTGCCGTGGGGCGAGGTCTGGGGGCAGGACGACGCGGTCGCGCAGCTGCGGGCCGCGGCGACCGACCCGGCATCCATGACCCACGCGTGGCTGCTCACCGGGCCGCCCGGTTCGGGTCGGTCGGTGCTCGCACGCGCGTTCGCCGCCCAGCTCATCGCGGGCGAGGGCGAGGAGCACGTGATGCGGCAGGTGCTCGCCGGCACCCACCCCGACCTGACCACGCTGCGCACCGAGGGCGTCATCATCTCGATCAGGGAGGCGCGCGCCCTCGTCGAGCGCTCCTACTTCTCGCCGTCGCTGGGGCGCTATCGCGTGATCGTCGTCGAAGACGCCGACCGCATGACCGAGCGCACCTCGAACGTGCTGCTGAAGGCCCTTGAAGAGCCGCCCGAGCGCACCGTGTGGGTGCTGTGCGCACCGAGCGACGCCGACCTGCTGCCGACGATCCGCTCGCGGGTGCGCACCCTGCGCCTGCGCGACCCCGAGGTCGCCGACGTCGCCCGCCTGATCGTGCAGCG is a genomic window containing:
- the tmk gene encoding dTMP kinase, whose amino-acid sequence is MTTPESRTGLWVTFEGGDGAGKTTQAALLEQWLQQQGRTVLRTREPGGSDVGVLIRDIVLHHRGDIAPRAEALLYAADRAHHVATIVRPALARGEVVIQDRYLDSSVAYQGAGRVLDADEVRQLSLWATEGALPDVTVLLDLDPADARRRLDADDKPFDRLEAERSDFHQRVRDAFLALASAEPGRFLVVDAGLPVDEIAARVQRRVAAALSADAAG